From a single Magnetococcales bacterium genomic region:
- the typA gene encoding translational GTPase TypA, with protein sequence MDSVDHLRNIAIIAHVDHGKTTLVDKLLQQSGTLESRGPIRERVMDSNDLERERGITILAKNTAIRWGEFRINIVDTPGHADFGGEVERVLSMVDSVLLLVDAVDGPMPQTRFVTRKAFDMGITPIVVINKVDRPGARPDWVVDRTFDLFDRLGATEHQLDFPIVYASALEGWAILHLDEPHTDLGPLFKTIIDRVSPPKVDPEGSFQMQVSAMDYDNYVGVVGVGRIQRGRILTNNPIVVAAPDGTRRPGRILQIFSYMGLGRTEVPEASAGDIIGFSGVGGLGISDTLCHPDCVEPLPPLVVDEPTISMTFQVNDSPLAGREGKYVTSRQLRDRLFRELEHNVALRVEETEDADKFKVFGRGELHLGILIENMRREGYELGVSRPEVIVRTQDGKPTEPYEQLTVDVEDQHQGAIMEALGNRRGDLADMVPDGRGRVRLDYMIPARGLIGFLTEFRTLTSGSGLMYHVFDHYGPMIQATIGQRNNGVLVAKEDGKAVAYALFNLQERGRHFIAPGEIVYEGMIIGVHIRRGDLVVNPMKGKQLTNMRASGSDENVILTPPLRLSLEEALEFIDDDELVEVTPRSIRLRKKQLKENDRKKSSRSRAPAA encoded by the coding sequence CGCGGCATCACCATCCTGGCCAAGAACACGGCCATCCGTTGGGGCGAATTCCGGATCAATATTGTCGATACCCCGGGGCATGCCGATTTTGGCGGCGAGGTGGAGCGTGTGCTCTCCATGGTGGACTCCGTCCTGCTGCTGGTGGATGCCGTCGACGGCCCCATGCCACAGACCCGCTTTGTCACGCGCAAGGCCTTTGACATGGGCATCACCCCCATCGTCGTCATCAACAAGGTGGATCGCCCCGGTGCTCGGCCCGACTGGGTCGTGGACCGTACCTTCGATCTTTTCGACCGCCTGGGCGCCACCGAACACCAGCTGGATTTTCCCATCGTCTATGCCTCGGCCCTGGAAGGTTGGGCCATTCTGCACCTGGATGAGCCTCATACCGATCTGGGCCCCCTGTTTAAAACCATCATCGACCGCGTCTCTCCTCCCAAAGTGGATCCGGAAGGATCTTTCCAGATGCAGGTGTCGGCCATGGATTACGACAACTATGTCGGCGTGGTTGGTGTCGGTCGCATTCAGAGGGGTCGCATTCTGACCAACAATCCGATTGTGGTGGCCGCTCCAGATGGAACCCGGCGTCCAGGCAGAATATTGCAAATCTTCTCCTACATGGGGCTGGGTCGAACCGAAGTTCCGGAGGCCTCGGCTGGCGACATCATCGGCTTTTCCGGTGTGGGTGGCCTGGGCATTTCCGACACTCTTTGCCATCCGGATTGTGTGGAGCCTCTTCCACCCCTGGTGGTTGACGAACCGACCATCAGCATGACCTTTCAGGTCAATGACTCACCCCTGGCCGGTCGCGAGGGTAAATATGTCACGAGCCGCCAACTGCGTGACCGCCTTTTTCGGGAGCTCGAACACAATGTGGCCCTCAGGGTGGAGGAGACCGAAGATGCGGATAAGTTCAAGGTCTTCGGGCGGGGTGAGCTGCACCTGGGCATTTTGATCGAAAACATGCGCCGGGAGGGGTACGAACTGGGCGTCTCTCGTCCCGAGGTGATCGTGCGCACCCAGGATGGCAAGCCGACCGAGCCCTATGAACAACTCACCGTGGATGTGGAAGATCAGCATCAGGGCGCCATCATGGAGGCGCTGGGCAACCGCCGTGGCGATCTCGCCGACATGGTCCCGGATGGTCGGGGTCGGGTACGGCTCGACTACATGATCCCGGCCCGGGGATTGATCGGTTTTCTGACCGAATTTCGCACCCTGACCTCAGGCAGCGGGTTGATGTACCACGTTTTTGATCACTACGGCCCCATGATTCAGGCCACCATCGGTCAGCGTAACAATGGCGTCCTGGTGGCCAAGGAAGATGGCAAGGCGGTCGCCTACGCCTTGTTCAACCTACAGGAACGGGGTCGTCACTTCATCGCTCCAGGCGAGATTGTCTATGAGGGGATGATCATCGGTGTCCACATTCGCCGGGGGGATTTGGTGGTCAACCCTATGAAGGGCAAACAGCTCACCAACATGCGGGCCTCGGGCAGCGATGAAAATGTCATCCTCACTCCGCCCTTGCGTCTCAGCCTGGAAGAGGCGCTCGAATTCATCGACGATGACGAACTCGTCGAGGTCACCCCGCGCAGCATCCGCCTGCGCAAAAAGCAACTGAAAGAGAATGACCGCAAGAAGTCCAGCCGCTCACGCGCCCCAGCCGCCTGA
- a CDS encoding glycosyltransferase, with the protein MCTRKRKERLLEIKNNLAGSRDWYTRRNLFFHEQDWKYLRHLIPEGVRVLELGSNLGDRLVRLKPSCGVGVELSPRMVELARAKYPHLEFIVGDIEQKESLARVQGSFDFIILGDTLGELEDCQATLDQLHPFCTRDTRLVVTYYSWIWAPILKLAGWLGMRIPDVEHNWMSTQDIQNLLALASFETVKNEWRLLFPIKSFGLGPLINRYIGTLPLIQGLCLRSYVVARSLKSATPRELTTTILIPCRNEKGNIAAAITRMPRFCQDLELIFIEGNSQDGTFEECVRVKEANPLWDIKVFKQPGRGKGDAVRKGLQESRGEVVMILDADLTVPPEELPKFHQALASGMGEYINGTRMIYPMSDQAMRFLNFLANRTFSYIFSWLLNQRYTDTLCGVKVLTRKHFLQIVSMRDFFGNLDPFGDFDMIFGSNKLNLKMLEIPVHYAARSYGKTQISRFRDGFLLLRMVIVAYRKLKSI; encoded by the coding sequence ATCTGCACACGGAAACGCAAAGAACGCCTTCTTGAAATCAAAAACAACCTGGCAGGCAGCCGGGACTGGTATACCCGTCGCAATTTATTTTTCCATGAACAGGATTGGAAATATTTGCGTCATTTGATTCCCGAAGGGGTGCGCGTACTGGAGTTGGGAAGCAACCTTGGCGATCGTCTTGTCCGGCTCAAACCATCCTGCGGCGTCGGTGTGGAATTAAGTCCCAGGATGGTAGAACTGGCGCGTGCCAAATACCCGCACCTGGAATTTATCGTGGGAGATATCGAACAGAAGGAGTCTCTGGCGAGGGTGCAGGGATCCTTCGATTTTATCATTCTCGGCGACACCCTGGGAGAGCTGGAAGATTGCCAGGCCACACTGGATCAGCTCCACCCCTTTTGTACCCGTGACACCCGCCTGGTCGTCACCTACTACTCCTGGATATGGGCGCCCATACTCAAATTGGCCGGGTGGTTGGGCATGCGTATTCCCGACGTGGAACACAACTGGATGTCGACACAAGACATCCAAAATCTGTTGGCATTGGCTTCATTTGAAACGGTCAAAAACGAGTGGCGCCTTCTTTTTCCCATAAAATCATTCGGTCTTGGCCCTCTCATCAACCGTTACATCGGCACCCTGCCCCTGATCCAGGGGTTGTGCCTCCGCAGCTACGTCGTGGCTCGATCCTTGAAAAGCGCCACCCCTCGGGAGCTGACCACAACCATCCTGATACCCTGCCGTAACGAAAAGGGCAACATTGCCGCAGCCATCACAAGGATGCCCAGGTTTTGCCAGGATCTGGAGTTGATCTTCATCGAGGGCAATTCCCAGGATGGCACCTTCGAAGAGTGCGTGCGTGTCAAGGAGGCCAACCCACTATGGGATATCAAGGTTTTCAAACAGCCCGGTCGGGGCAAGGGGGACGCTGTCCGCAAGGGGCTTCAGGAATCACGCGGCGAGGTCGTCATGATCCTCGACGCCGACCTGACCGTTCCGCCTGAGGAGTTGCCAAAGTTCCACCAGGCCCTGGCCAGCGGCATGGGTGAATATATCAACGGCACCCGCATGATCTACCCCATGAGCGACCAGGCCATGCGCTTCTTGAATTTTCTGGCCAACCGCACATTCTCGTACATATTTTCCTGGCTACTGAATCAGCGGTATACCGACACGCTGTGCGGTGTGAAGGTATTGACCAGAAAACACTTTCTTCAGATTGTGTCCATGCGTGACTTTTTTGGCAACCTGGACCCTTTTGGAGATTTCGACATGATTTTCGGTTCCAATAAACTCAACCTCAAAATGCTGGAGATACCCGTTCATTACGCAGCAAGAAGCTATGGGAAAACACAAATATCACGTTTCAGAGATGGTTTCCTCTTGCTGCGCATGGTCATTGTGGCCTATCGCAAACTGAAAAGCATTTGA
- the metF gene encoding methylenetetrahydrofolate reductase [NAD(P)H], with amino-acid sequence MKMGQRHAILNAIALLLSPSSLFSNPGIHYHAGMATFDIKIPGRPLLSFEFFPPKTSAGEARFWESLVALARYQPDFISVTYGAGGGDRENTGRLVCEVQDRLSLTAMPHLTCIGESRINLEALLSHYEQKGITHVMALRGDRSDQMPPDALTQGAFGSADAFVTFIRQRYPHLRIGVACYPECHPEAKDRQADLAYYRRKIQAGGDFAITQFFYDNDAYERFVADNRQAGVCVPVIPGIMPITDFKQIKRFATLCGAQLPGWLVARLEEAREDPVAMQEIGIDVAIQQCRDLLDRGAPGLHFFTLNRAEVVGRVLEALHGAPTWGGS; translated from the coding sequence TTGAAAATGGGTCAGCGGCACGCCATTTTGAATGCGATTGCCCTGCTCTTGTCACCGTCTTCCCTTTTTTCCAACCCGGGTATCCATTATCATGCGGGGATGGCTACCTTCGACATCAAAATTCCCGGACGACCCCTGCTCTCCTTTGAATTTTTTCCGCCCAAGACTTCGGCTGGCGAGGCGCGCTTCTGGGAGTCCCTGGTGGCGTTGGCGCGGTACCAGCCGGATTTCATCTCCGTGACGTATGGAGCAGGAGGCGGTGACCGGGAAAATACGGGCCGCTTGGTGTGTGAGGTCCAGGATCGTCTCTCTCTGACCGCCATGCCCCATCTGACCTGTATCGGGGAGAGTCGGATCAACCTGGAAGCGCTTCTGAGTCATTATGAACAAAAAGGGATCACGCATGTCATGGCCCTGCGTGGTGATCGCTCTGACCAGATGCCCCCGGACGCCCTGACGCAAGGCGCTTTCGGATCCGCCGACGCTTTTGTGACCTTCATTCGACAACGATATCCACACTTGCGCATCGGCGTAGCTTGTTATCCCGAGTGCCACCCGGAGGCCAAGGATCGGCAGGCGGACCTGGCCTACTATCGCCGCAAGATCCAGGCAGGGGGTGATTTTGCCATCACCCAGTTTTTCTACGACAACGACGCCTACGAGCGGTTTGTGGCCGATAACCGCCAGGCAGGGGTCTGTGTCCCCGTGATTCCGGGCATTATGCCGATCACAGACTTCAAGCAAATCAAACGGTTTGCAACGCTTTGCGGCGCGCAACTTCCCGGGTGGCTGGTTGCCCGGTTGGAAGAGGCCAGGGAGGATCCTGTGGCCATGCAGGAAATTGGCATCGACGTGGCCATTCAGCAGTGTCGTGACCTGCTTGACCGGGGTGCGCCGGGTTTGCACTTTTTCACCTTGAATCGGGCCGAGGTCGTTGGTCGCGTTCTGGAAGCCCTGCATGGGGCGCCGACGTGGGGCGGGAGCTGA